The window CTATGCAAGACGGCGGTATGGATATGCTTTGGGCCAACTTATTCTGGGTTTGGGGACATCCTGAAGTTTATATCGTTATCCTACCAGCCTTCGGTATTTTCTCAGAAATCATTGCAACATTTGCACGTAAAAACTTATACGGCTACAAATCAATGGTTATGAGTATGGTTGTTATTTCTTTACTGTCATTCTTAGTATGGGCCCACCATTTCTATACAATGGGTCACGGCGTTATGGTAAACAGTGTGTTCTCTATTACAACAATGGCGATTGCTGTACCGACCGGGGTTAAAATATTCAACTGGCTGCTCACGATGAGGCACGGTAAGATTCAATTTACAACCCCAATGCTTTATGCACTTGGCTTTATTCCAATCTTCACAATCGGTGGCGTTACAGGGGTAATGCTAGCAATGGCTAGTGCCGACTACCAATATCATAATACGATGTTCTTAGTTGCCCACTTCCACTATGTATTAATTCCAGGTACAGTATTCGGTGTACTTGCAGGTTATCACTACTGGTGGCCAAAAATGTTCGGTTTCCGTTTAAATGAAAAATTAGGTAAATTAGGCTTCTGGTTTATCGCAATTAGCTTCAACGTGACATTCTTCCCTCTATTCATCTTAGGTTTAGATGGTTATGCACGTCGTATGTACACATATTCAAAGTCAACAGGCTTCGGTCCATTAAATATGCTATCGTTCATCGGTGCACTTGGTCTTGCAGTCGGCTTTGCATTTATCGTTTATAACATTTACTACAGCTGGAAACATATGCCGCGTAATGAAAAAGCAGATGTTTGGGATGGTCGTTCATTGGAATGGGCAACACATTCTCCAGTACCTGAATACAACTTTGCAGTAGTTCCAACTGTTACTCGTTTAGACGAGTTCTGGTTTGCAAAAAAAGAAGGTCGCGATATTACTGCTGGTAAAATTGAAAAAATCCATATGCCTAACAACTCAGGCGCACCGTTCTGGATGAGTGGATTCTTCTTCCTTGCCGCATTCTTCGCTGTATTTAATCAATGGATTCCAGCCATCCTAAGTATGCTTGGTGTATTTGGTTTTATGGCTTATCGTTCATTTGAAAAAGATCATGGTCGTTATATTTCAGTTGAGGAAATTAACGAAACTGAGAAACGTTTGAGAGGTGACAAATAATATGAAAATCGATTCTTCACTTCCATTAGAATATAGTACAGAGGAAAACCGTCTAAAAATCTTTGGTTTCTGGATTTTCCTAGGCGCCGAAATCGTGTTATTCGCCACACTCTTTACCGTCTATTTCACACTTCACAACCGCACAGGTAGTGGCCCAACTGGCGCTGAAATTTTCGAGTTAACACCAGTATTATTGGAAACATTTTTACTTTTAGCAAGTAGTTTTACAATTGGTCTTGGCGTACATGCTATGCGTCTTGGCAATAAAAAAGCAATGATGACATTCTTCATCATTACACTTGTGCTTGGTCTTGGTTTCTTAGGTATTGAGATTGATGAATTTGTCACTTATGTACATGAAGGTGCGACAATTACTACAAGCGCATTTTTATCATCATTAATGACTTTACTTGGTACACATGGTGCCCACGTAACATTTGGTTTCTTCTGGGGCGTTGCAATTTTAATCCAAGTAGCAAAACGTGGCTTAAACCCACAAACGGCTAACAAAGCGTTTATCTTCTCACTGTACTGGCATTTCCTAGACGTTGTTTGGATTTTCATCTTCAGCTTCGTCTACTTGAAAGGACTGATTAGCTGATGAAGGAATTATTCCCAAAACAACATGTGATGGGCTTCGGCTTCTCACTATTACTAACACTTGTAGCATTATCTGTTGTGGCATTTGATATGTCTTACTCAATGGCATTCGCTATCTTATTAGTGACTGCTCTTGCACAAGCAACAGTTCAATTAGTATTATTCATGCACATTGGTGAATCTGAAGACAAGAAAACGTTATATACAACGATTTTATATTCAGTATTCGTAGGTGTCGTGACAATCCTTGGTACATTATTTGCAATGATCTGGGGTTATTAATCGTAAGAAAGAGGCTGGGACAAAAGAGAAAAAGTGTTAGATTGACTGCTGTCGATCTAACACTTTTTTGCTGTAAGCGTTGATGGCCGCTACGGCGGACGCTTTCCGGGTCACCTTAAAACAATTGATATTCCACAAAATATTATCGATAATGCAACTGAGCCGCAACAATCGAAAAACAGCCAGTTTCCGAGATTTCGGAGACTGGCTTTCTTTATCAAAAATTCATTTGTCTATTAGCGAACAATCAGTACATCACATTTAGCTAGACGGACGATGCGCTCTGCTACTGAACCAAGTACCATTTTTTCTAATTGATTCAACCCTGTAGCACCACATACAATTAAGTCAACACCAGGTAATTGTGTTAAAACGCTTTTGGGAGAACCTGTTTCTACAACAACTTCTACATTTGCTACACCCGCTGCTTGAACTTCACTCTTCATTTTCTCGACTTTGATGAGGTTTTCCTCTTTCAGTTTTTCAGCATACTTTAAGTCATATGCTGTAATAGCCCCAAATGATTTCGTGTCAACAACATTGACCAATTGTAAAGTAGCCCCACCCTCCTTGGTAATGTTTACAGCGCGTTCACATGCTTTTAGTGATTGTTCTGAAAAATCAATCGCTACTGCGATTTTTGTGTAATTCTTCGTCATCATAACCCTCCTCGTAAATTACTTCAAAAACTCAATGGAATTCGATATAATTTATCATCATTTTCCTGTGGAATACCCCGTCCATCTGTATTATTGCTAATAAAATAAAGGTACTTTCCATCAACTAGTATATCTCGAATTCTGCCAACTCCACTAATTATTTTTCTTTGTTCACCCTTTTCAACATTAAATTCCAATACTGCAGTCCCTTTTAAAGCGGCAACATACAATTTACCGTCATTATAGCTCATGCCTGAAGGTGCCCATGTAGTGTTACTTCCTGATGTAAACAGCGGAACCCTCATTCCCGCTTGTTTCTCAGCACCTTCGATAATTGGCCATCCATAATTCCGACCCGCTTCTATTCTGTTTATCTCATCATTTGCGGTATTGCCATGTTCACTAGCGTATAAAGTGCCGTCCATCGCCCATGCCATTCCTTGAGGATTACGATGCCCGTAACTATAAACATAAGAATTTGGAAATGGATTATCGCTCGGAACAGACCCATCTAAATTTATTCTCAAAATTTTACCTTCCAGTGTATCTCGGTCCTGTGCTTTAGAAGGGGCTAGTGCGTCTCCAATAGTTGCATAAAGTTTACCATCTGAACCAATTTCAAGCCTCCCTCCATGATGGTAGGAGCCACTTTTAATATGATCGAGAAGCAGTTGATCTTCGTGCCAACGATTCTCTTCAAGCCTTAAAGTAATTATCCGGTTAAATTGTTTGGAGCTATCTACATACGTATAATAAGCATATGCCAGATTTGATTGTGGGAAGTCAGGAGCAAGAACAAATCCTAGTAAACCTGCTTCTGAAGATGTAGCAAGATTTTTTTTGAGTATCACACGCTGTCTCTCTATTTCACCTTGTGCTATCTTCACTATGTTTCCTGGTCTTTCTGATAAATAAAATGTATTGTCATTATGTTCAATCGACCATGGCGTTGCTAACTTATCCGCAATGACTTCTAATTCAACATTGGATATCTCTACAGTATCACGCTCCACTTTTGGCGGTTCATTGCTAATATATTGTTGCTTATTTGTCGTACACCCTACTAGTAAAAATATTGTTAGCATCATTAGGATTAAAACTATCCTCAACTACCATCACTCTTTCCTTATTATTTTTAACGTAGTCTTTAGAAGAACGAGTTATTCCAAATACTTCTTTGAAATTTAAATATCTCATTCATAGTATTCCTAATTAATCCAAGGAACTTTACTTTCCAATTAAATTCCAATAAACTATAACTAATATCAAGTGTCATACTATATCAAATTTGAACCATTCACGTTTTATGGTCATACAATAAAAAAAGAATAGAGGGATCAGCGAATGGAAAGATTCGATATGAGTTTTAATAATAAAATCATTAAAGTTTGGTTCTTAACTGTTCTACCCGTTCTTATTTTA of the Lysinibacillus fusiformis genome contains:
- a CDS encoding universal stress protein, whose protein sequence is MTKNYTKIAVAIDFSEQSLKACERAVNITKEGGATLQLVNVVDTKSFGAITAYDLKYAEKLKEENLIKVEKMKSEVQAAGVANVEVVVETGSPKSVLTQLPGVDLIVCGATGLNQLEKMVLGSVAERIVRLAKCDVLIVR
- a CDS encoding PQQ-dependent sugar dehydrogenase, with product MMLTIFLLVGCTTNKQQYISNEPPKVERDTVEISNVELEVIADKLATPWSIEHNDNTFYLSERPGNIVKIAQGEIERQRVILKKNLATSSEAGLLGFVLAPDFPQSNLAYAYYTYVDSSKQFNRIITLRLEENRWHEDQLLLDHIKSGSYHHGGRLEIGSDGKLYATIGDALAPSKAQDRDTLEGKILRINLDGSVPSDNPFPNSYVYSYGHRNPQGMAWAMDGTLYASEHGNTANDEINRIEAGRNYGWPIIEGAEKQAGMRVPLFTSGSNTTWAPSGMSYNDGKLYVAALKGTAVLEFNVEKGEQRKIISGVGRIRDILVDGKYLYFISNNTDGRGIPQENDDKLYRIPLSF
- the qoxC gene encoding cytochrome aa3 quinol oxidase subunit III codes for the protein MKIDSSLPLEYSTEENRLKIFGFWIFLGAEIVLFATLFTVYFTLHNRTGSGPTGAEIFELTPVLLETFLLLASSFTIGLGVHAMRLGNKKAMMTFFIITLVLGLGFLGIEIDEFVTYVHEGATITTSAFLSSLMTLLGTHGAHVTFGFFWGVAILIQVAKRGLNPQTANKAFIFSLYWHFLDVVWIFIFSFVYLKGLIS
- the qoxD gene encoding cytochrome aa3 quinol oxidase subunit IV; the protein is MKELFPKQHVMGFGFSLLLTLVALSVVAFDMSYSMAFAILLVTALAQATVQLVLFMHIGESEDKKTLYTTILYSVFVGVVTILGTLFAMIWGY
- the qoxB gene encoding cytochrome aa3 quinol oxidase subunit I, yielding MSMEEVFHPMQEPMILAAAISIVVGAVAIVAGLTYFKKWGYFYKNWLSTVDHKKIGIMYIAVALLMLFRGGIDALLMRAQTAVPDNGLLDAQHYNEIFTTHGLLMILFMAMPFVIGLMNVVIPLQIGARDVAFPRLNAISFWLFAAGAGLLNLSFIIGGSPDAGWTAYFPLSGTEFSPTVGNNYYSLALQLSGIGTLMTGVNFITTIIKMRTPGMTLMKMPMFTWSILITNVIIVFAFPVLTVALALMMFDRQFGTKFFAMQDGGMDMLWANLFWVWGHPEVYIVILPAFGIFSEIIATFARKNLYGYKSMVMSMVVISLLSFLVWAHHFYTMGHGVMVNSVFSITTMAIAVPTGVKIFNWLLTMRHGKIQFTTPMLYALGFIPIFTIGGVTGVMLAMASADYQYHNTMFLVAHFHYVLIPGTVFGVLAGYHYWWPKMFGFRLNEKLGKLGFWFIAISFNVTFFPLFILGLDGYARRMYTYSKSTGFGPLNMLSFIGALGLAVGFAFIVYNIYYSWKHMPRNEKADVWDGRSLEWATHSPVPEYNFAVVPTVTRLDEFWFAKKEGRDITAGKIEKIHMPNNSGAPFWMSGFFFLAAFFAVFNQWIPAILSMLGVFGFMAYRSFEKDHGRYISVEEINETEKRLRGDK